One Gemmatimonadota bacterium DNA window includes the following coding sequences:
- a CDS encoding alpha/beta hydrolase: MRPVPCRPRLPALVILAGAAACGPSACGPAPDASAGVAATPTLFDRLAGSWEGEGTLLGRPGRFHMRWTRLADGRWARLEFRNGFVGPDGATTPILEAVAFYPIRGAPGEDATAGDAEPRVGPAPHGGTSGPPADGWWFDSRGERLLLGISVEEDLLRVDWTASSEQGRTVYRPGNGRVEVADSVWRDGALAEFARATYVAAPDAGVVEESLWIPTEDGLRMRARAVGTGPETWVVPMDVFLKDALGPLARGRRLVFYDPLGRGASDAIPLERLSEDRQLRDLEALRRHLGLERMGLIGWSGPGKLVARYAIEHPERVSGLLLISPVGPASSAYPLEDGIPSRDDKLDGAAYEQLQAERAAGAFAGDTAAACRAENGLLYAASLADGALSALVPDVCVHPNEWPERLYPWFGALLDSFGTFDHGPAFRASPVRTLVIHGREDGIPLAGGRAWVAGARDARLLVLTPAGHFPFLEMPLDFTQAARTFLDGGWPDAAEAVPGS, translated from the coding sequence ATGCGTCCCGTCCCATGCAGGCCTCGACTGCCGGCCCTCGTGATCCTGGCCGGTGCGGCCGCCTGCGGCCCTTCCGCCTGCGGCCCCGCGCCCGACGCCTCGGCCGGCGTCGCGGCCACGCCCACCCTCTTCGACCGACTCGCGGGGTCGTGGGAGGGCGAGGGCACGTTGCTCGGACGTCCGGGCCGCTTCCACATGCGCTGGACCCGTCTCGCGGACGGCCGCTGGGCGCGGCTGGAGTTCCGCAACGGGTTCGTGGGTCCCGATGGAGCGACCACACCGATCCTGGAGGCGGTGGCCTTCTATCCGATCCGGGGCGCGCCGGGGGAGGACGCCACCGCGGGAGATGCGGAGCCGAGGGTCGGCCCTGCCCCTCACGGCGGCACGTCCGGGCCGCCCGCCGACGGCTGGTGGTTCGACTCCCGGGGCGAGCGCCTGCTGCTGGGGATCTCGGTCGAGGAAGACCTGCTGCGCGTGGACTGGACGGCCTCCTCGGAGCAGGGGCGCACGGTGTACCGCCCCGGGAACGGGCGGGTCGAGGTCGCCGACTCCGTCTGGCGCGACGGAGCTCTCGCCGAGTTCGCGCGAGCCACGTACGTGGCGGCCCCAGACGCGGGAGTCGTAGAGGAGTCCCTCTGGATCCCGACGGAGGATGGACTGCGGATGCGCGCCCGCGCCGTGGGGACGGGCCCGGAGACGTGGGTGGTCCCCATGGACGTCTTCCTGAAGGACGCCCTGGGTCCGCTGGCGCGCGGACGCCGCCTCGTGTTCTACGACCCACTGGGGCGGGGCGCGTCCGACGCGATTCCGTTGGAGCGTCTCTCCGAGGATCGTCAGCTGCGCGACCTGGAGGCGCTGCGGCGACACCTGGGGCTCGAGCGGATGGGGCTGATCGGGTGGTCGGGACCGGGGAAGCTGGTGGCGCGCTACGCCATCGAGCACCCGGAGCGCGTGAGCGGCCTCCTGCTGATCTCGCCGGTGGGCCCGGCGTCGAGCGCCTACCCGCTGGAGGACGGGATCCCCTCGCGGGACGACAAGCTGGACGGCGCAGCCTACGAGCAACTCCAGGCCGAACGCGCCGCCGGTGCGTTCGCGGGGGATACGGCCGCCGCCTGTCGTGCCGAGAACGGACTGCTGTACGCCGCCAGCCTCGCGGACGGCGCGCTGTCCGCCCTGGTTCCCGACGTCTGCGTGCACCCCAACGAGTGGCCGGAGCGCTTGTACCCCTGGTTCGGCGCCCTGCTGGACTCGTTCGGCACGTTCGATCATGGACCGGCGTTCCGGGCCTCCCCGGTGCGTACCCTGGTGATCCACGGCCGCGAGGACGGCATCCCGCTGGCCGGCGGGCGCGCCTGGGTGGCCGGAGCCCGCGATGCTCGCCTCCTGGTCCTCACGCCGGCCGGGCACTTCCCGTTCCTGGAGATGCCACTGGACTTCACGCAGGCCGCCCGGACGTTCCTGGACGGAGGGTGGCCCGACGCGGCGGAGGCAGTGCCGGGGTCGTAG
- a CDS encoding SDR family NAD(P)-dependent oxidoreductase: MSRRRVALVTGGASGIGEATAVELAERGFRVAVSDVAEERGRSVAESLDGDGHAFYAADVSDANAVEQLVRSVTRDLGGLDAAVNNAGIGGPAAPTGAYPLDAWRKVLDVNLDGVFHGLRWQIPAMAERGGGRIVNMGSILSMVGFAGSPAYVAAKHAVVGLTQNAALEHAGEGIRVNAVGPGFIETPLLTDNPDLGPETMEQLVGLHPVGRLGRAEEVAALVGWLLDEAPDFLTGAYIPIDGGYLTR, translated from the coding sequence ATGAGCAGGAGACGGGTTGCCCTGGTGACGGGCGGAGCTTCGGGTATCGGCGAGGCCACCGCGGTGGAGCTGGCGGAGCGGGGCTTCCGGGTCGCGGTCAGCGACGTGGCCGAGGAGCGCGGGCGGAGCGTGGCGGAGTCCCTGGACGGAGACGGCCACGCCTTCTACGCCGCGGACGTCTCGGACGCGAACGCCGTGGAGCAGCTCGTCCGGTCGGTGACCCGTGACCTCGGAGGTCTCGATGCGGCGGTCAACAACGCCGGCATCGGCGGTCCGGCCGCACCCACGGGGGCGTACCCGCTGGATGCGTGGCGCAAGGTGCTCGACGTCAATCTGGACGGCGTCTTCCACGGCCTGCGCTGGCAGATCCCGGCGATGGCCGAGCGGGGCGGAGGGCGCATCGTGAACATGGGCTCGATCCTGAGCATGGTCGGCTTCGCCGGCTCCCCCGCCTACGTGGCCGCCAAGCATGCGGTGGTAGGTCTGACGCAGAACGCGGCCCTCGAGCACGCCGGCGAAGGCATCCGCGTCAACGCCGTCGGGCCCGGGTTCATCGAGACGCCGCTGCTCACCGACAATCCGGATCTGGGTCCCGAGACGATGGAGCAGCTCGTGGGGCTCCACCCGGTGGGCCGCCTGGGGCGCGCCGAAGAAGTGGCCGCGCTGGTGGGATGGCTGCTCGACGAGGCGCCGGACTTCCTCACGGGCGCGTACATTCCCATCGATGGCGGCTACCTCACGCGGTAG
- a CDS encoding DinB family protein yields the protein MDLAEIRARDFLEETAVTRRVLERIPDDKLGWRPHAKSWTAGELATHVSNLPVWGRFILEQDELDLHPPGGTPLPPPAIVQSHDELLTRWDGNVAPVADMLRGTSLERFRQPWTLKHGGATLLQLPRAGAFDAFVMRHQAHHRGQLTVYLRLLDVPVPQVYGPTADEP from the coding sequence ATGGACCTGGCCGAGATCCGCGCACGCGATTTCCTGGAGGAGACGGCGGTGACGCGTCGCGTGCTGGAGCGCATCCCCGACGACAAGCTCGGGTGGCGGCCGCACGCGAAGAGCTGGACGGCGGGGGAGCTGGCCACGCACGTGAGCAATCTGCCCGTGTGGGGACGCTTCATCCTCGAGCAGGACGAGCTGGACCTGCATCCCCCGGGTGGGACGCCGCTACCGCCGCCCGCGATCGTGCAGTCGCACGACGAGCTCCTGACGCGCTGGGACGGCAACGTGGCGCCGGTGGCGGACATGCTGCGGGGCACCAGCCTCGAGCGCTTCCGGCAGCCGTGGACGCTCAAGCATGGCGGGGCCACGCTGCTGCAGTTGCCGCGCGCGGGTGCGTTCGACGCGTTCGTGATGCGGCATCAGGCGCACCACCGCGGACAGCTCACCGTGTACCTGCGCCTGCTGGACGTGCCCGTGCCGCAGGTCTACGGGCCGACCGCGGACGAGCCGTAG
- a CDS encoding site-specific integrase, which produces MLPLQRLLALYLRHASPSKGAPARAEDARRAELWARVLGPERTVATLSRRDWDSFVEARGSGAVGPRGQPVVPGARRAVRPRTVQADCFWLNGVLRWASTWRDEAGERLLEENPLAGLKAPRERNPRRPTAQAERYRRIRAVSDQIPMEIRWRGRRECARSHLSEILDLAHHTGRRLSAICALTYEDLRPGVGPHGSIRWPAATDKGRREMVVPLSPGARAAVERVLRERPGSGPRPLFPSPTDRLRPVSRHLADDWLRRAERRAGVEPQPGSLWHAYRRGWATARKALPDVDVAAAGGWKDAYTLKTVYQQPDAEGMLRAVLGEE; this is translated from the coding sequence GTGTTGCCGCTCCAGCGTCTCCTCGCCCTCTATCTGCGCCACGCCTCGCCCTCCAAGGGCGCGCCGGCGCGGGCGGAGGACGCCCGGCGTGCCGAGCTGTGGGCGCGCGTGTTGGGGCCGGAACGAACGGTCGCGACGCTTTCGCGACGGGACTGGGACTCGTTCGTGGAGGCGCGCGGGTCCGGCGCGGTGGGTCCGCGGGGGCAGCCGGTCGTGCCCGGCGCACGGCGAGCCGTCCGGCCGCGGACCGTCCAGGCCGACTGCTTCTGGCTGAACGGTGTGCTGCGGTGGGCATCGACCTGGCGGGACGAGGCGGGCGAGCGGCTGCTGGAGGAGAACCCGCTGGCGGGACTCAAGGCCCCGAGGGAGCGGAACCCGAGGCGCCCCACGGCGCAGGCGGAGCGCTACCGCCGCATCCGGGCGGTCTCGGACCAGATCCCCATGGAGATCCGCTGGCGTGGGCGGCGCGAGTGCGCCCGCTCCCACCTGTCCGAGATCCTGGACCTCGCCCACCACACGGGCCGGCGGCTGTCGGCCATCTGCGCGCTCACGTACGAGGACCTGCGACCGGGGGTGGGGCCGCACGGGTCCATCCGCTGGCCCGCAGCCACGGACAAGGGCCGTCGGGAGATGGTGGTGCCGCTCTCGCCCGGGGCCCGGGCCGCGGTGGAGCGGGTGCTGCGTGAGCGGCCGGGGTCGGGGCCCAGACCGCTCTTCCCCTCGCCCACGGATCGCCTGCGGCCGGTGTCCCGTCATCTGGCCGACGACTGGCTGCGGAGGGCGGAGCGGCGGGCCGGGGTCGAGCCCCAGCCCGGCAGCCTCTGGCACGCCTACCGGCGCGGGTGGGCCACGGCGCGCAAAGCGCTCCCGGACGTGGACGTGGCGGCGGCGGGCGGCTGGAAGGACGCCTACACCTTGAAGACCGTCTATCAGCAGCCGGACGCGGAGGGGATGCTCCGGGCGGTGCTGGGGGAGGAGTGA
- a CDS encoding ATP-binding protein, which produces MLDRALERAAGAYPIVTVTGPRQSGKTTLVRAAFPTHAYVSLEDPDERRFALEDPRSFLERFTGPAILDEVQRAPDLFSYLQTRADETGRPGQFILSGSQNFLLLESVRQSLAGRAAVLHLLPLSLRELLRQPPTPLFGQEDRPAAPPPPFTLEEALYRGFYPRVHDPSVDVEPGDWYANYYRTYVERDVRSLTNVGDLELFSRFVRLCAGRNGQLLNATALGNDAGVSHSTVRRWLSLLESSFLITLLRPHHRNFSKRLIKSPKLYFLDPGLLCYLLGIGSPSDLLSHASRGAVFETLVLSEILKSSYHAGRDPLVYFWRDSTGHEVDFVIEREGRLVAVEAKSGRTFADDFLNGLRYWEDLAPDTAPGHLVHGGDRAYRRQGFRVHTWWDLA; this is translated from the coding sequence ATGCTGGACAGGGCGCTCGAGCGGGCGGCAGGCGCATACCCGATCGTCACCGTGACAGGCCCGCGTCAGTCGGGGAAGACGACTCTGGTGCGAGCGGCCTTTCCGACCCACGCCTATGTCTCGCTCGAGGACCCCGACGAACGGCGGTTCGCCCTCGAGGACCCTCGGTCCTTCCTGGAGCGGTTCACGGGCCCCGCGATCCTGGACGAGGTCCAGCGCGCGCCGGACCTCTTCTCCTACCTCCAGACCCGGGCGGACGAGACCGGTCGACCCGGGCAGTTCATCCTCAGCGGCTCGCAGAACTTCCTCCTGCTGGAGTCGGTCCGCCAATCCCTGGCTGGCCGCGCGGCCGTGCTCCATCTGCTTCCGCTCTCGCTCCGGGAACTGCTGAGGCAACCTCCGACGCCGCTGTTCGGACAGGAGGATCGCCCTGCAGCTCCCCCTCCCCCGTTCACGCTCGAAGAAGCGCTCTACCGCGGCTTCTACCCGCGCGTGCACGACCCGTCTGTGGACGTCGAGCCAGGGGACTGGTACGCGAACTACTACCGCACGTACGTAGAGCGAGACGTCCGCAGCCTCACGAACGTGGGCGACCTCGAGCTCTTCTCGCGGTTCGTGAGGCTGTGCGCCGGCCGCAACGGTCAGCTTCTGAATGCGACCGCGCTCGGAAACGACGCCGGGGTCTCGCATTCCACAGTACGCCGATGGCTATCCCTCCTCGAGAGCAGCTTCCTCATCACGCTGCTGCGGCCGCATCACCGCAATTTCAGCAAGCGACTCATCAAGTCACCGAAGCTGTACTTCCTGGATCCCGGACTGTTGTGCTACCTGCTCGGGATCGGCTCGCCGAGTGATCTCCTCTCGCACGCGTCGCGAGGAGCGGTGTTCGAGACGCTGGTTCTCTCCGAGATCCTGAAGAGCAGCTACCACGCAGGACGCGACCCACTCGTCTACTTCTGGCGCGATTCGACGGGCCATGAGGTCGACTTCGTAATCGAGCGCGAGGGCCGGTTGGTGGCTGTGGAAGCGAAGTCGGGGAGGACGTTCGCAGACGACTTCCTCAACGGCCTCCGCTACTGGGAGGACCTGGCGCCCGACACCGCCCCCGGTCATCTCGTCCATGGAGGAGACCGCGCGTATCGTCGTCAGGGCTTCCGCGTGCACACCTGGTGGGACCTGGCCTGA
- a CDS encoding helix-turn-helix domain-containing protein gives MARSRPNADPTAGDLLREARRRAGLSQRALAERAGTAQSVVARIEAGTASPRVSTLEQLLDAAGQRLDVRLRDLRSSGDDAALRDRIRAFFRDRADLGVVSVYLFGSAARRERHAESDLDIGVLLHSSPTASRATRADLRVTLGAALIAATGENAIDLVVLNDLPPGLARAIVLDGERLVCFDDEADFDFRRSVQLRAAELQPFLRRARRLKLEALAR, from the coding sequence ATGGCCAGGTCCCGTCCGAACGCCGATCCCACCGCCGGGGATCTCCTGCGGGAAGCCCGCCGCCGCGCGGGGCTCTCCCAGCGCGCGCTCGCCGAGCGGGCGGGCACCGCGCAGTCGGTGGTGGCGCGCATCGAAGCGGGGACGGCGAGTCCCCGGGTCAGCACCCTCGAGCAACTGTTGGACGCCGCCGGGCAGCGGCTCGACGTGCGTCTCCGCGACCTGCGGTCCTCTGGGGATGATGCTGCGCTCCGTGACCGCATCCGCGCGTTCTTCCGCGACCGGGCCGACCTCGGTGTGGTCTCGGTCTACCTCTTCGGGAGCGCAGCCCGGAGGGAGCGCCACGCGGAGAGCGATCTCGACATCGGGGTGTTGCTGCACAGCTCGCCCACCGCGAGCAGGGCCACACGGGCCGATCTTCGTGTGACGCTGGGTGCGGCGTTGATTGCGGCCACCGGCGAGAACGCCATCGACCTGGTCGTGCTCAACGACCTTCCTCCTGGCCTGGCCCGTGCCATCGTCCTGGACGGCGAGCGACTCGTCTGCTTCGACGACGAGGCGGACTTCGACTTCCGCCGGAGTGTCCAACTCCGAGCCGCGGAGCTGCAGCCGTTCCTCCGTCGGGCGAGACGCCTGAAGCTGGAGGCGCTCGCG